A DNA window from Vanessa cardui chromosome 16, ilVanCard2.1, whole genome shotgun sequence contains the following coding sequences:
- the LOC124536220 gene encoding sodium-coupled monocarboxylate transporter 2-like isoform X2 has translation MRNSTIQVSPLYFNVAEYCLFGINLGVVIGIILYFLFVNNKYNTVSGFLFGGKNMSIVSISLGLIASHLTSITLLGVPVEIYLRGTQYWASALSLIFVTFLTAVIYLPVFHRLQLSSSFEYLEIRFSTHTRTVAAVLFVVSKLMLLPIVPYVPLLAFRLVTNPLASRITAVICVACSTLIAIGGLRAIISIGIVTTFLALAGTALPSGLALLPMGFKRMWEISSHGSRLVFYDPDPELAHHTSFFVVTLALSTNWLWKIALSQSSVQKLLAVPTISKARICLAISCVGIILMKMLSCFLGLVIYAWFAGCDPLLTGQIKKHEQLVPHFLNHLSTMFPGICGIFIISIFSATTGCIASIINSISGVVFEEFIRPWMPQSTNEQACCKIMKFLCIMVGLYCACVVWLARELDRLQHVASGVTGVTAGTLLGLFTLGIVFSRANCSGALSGCLLSLVLCGWLLIGAENALATGALTFQGKPLVTTGCGKANFTHILVNVTTVIPNAAQLPTKPLQSLFRISFTYCPFAGAVAVLLIGVPMSYLTGKSKVESMNPDVFCPLTRSFLHKLPDRSATVSLELRPPNTQDVYMALDEALKHLKDVIDR, from the exons atgagaAATTCAACGATTCAAGTGTCTCCGTTATATTTCAACGTGGCTGAATATTGCTTGTTTGGAATTAACTTGGGTGTTGTGATcggtatcatattatattttttgttcgtgaataataaatacaatactgtATCTGGTTTCCTTTTCGGCGGGAAGAATATGTCGATTGTATCGATTTCTTTGGGTTTGATTGCTAG tcACTTGACCAGCATAACGTTACTGGGTGTGCCAGTAGAAATATATCTAAGAGGCACGCAGTACTGGGCTTCAGCGCTGTCTCTTATCTTTGTGACTTTCTTAACGGCTGTAATTTATTTACctg tattccaTAGACTTCAGCTATCATCGAGCTTCGAATATTTAGAAATAAGGTTTTCTACCCACACACGGACGGTTGCAGCGGTTTTGTTTGTTGTTAGTAAGCTGATGCTGCTGCCAATTGTGCCATATGTACCTCTACTAGCATTTCGATTGG TTACAAATCCACTGGCTAGTCGTATAACGGCTGTAATATGCGTTGCGTGTTCCACGCTCATCGCCATTGGAGGCCTTCGTGCTATAATCAGCATTGGCATCGTGACCACTTTCCTGGCATTGGCTGGTACTGCATTGCCGAGTGGTCTGGCATTACTGCCAATGGGATTTAAGAGGATGTGGGAAATATCCAGCCATGGAAGTAGATTAGTCTTCTATGA CCCGGATCCGGAACTAGCTCATCACACATCCTTCTTCGTGGTCACATTGGCCCTTAGCACGAACTGGCTTTGGAAAATAGCCCTAAGCCAATCATCTGTGCAAAAGCTGTTAGCGGTCCCGACAATCAGCAAAGCGAGGATATGTTTAGCAATATCATGTGTTGGAATAATACTCATGAAGATGTTGTCTTGTTTTCTGGGACTAGTAATATACGCTTGGTTTGCCGGCTGTGATCCATTACTCACTggacagattaaaaaacacGAACAG tTAGTACCTCATTTCCTGAATCACTTATCAACAATGTTCCCAGGGATCTGTGGtatctttataatatctatCTTTAGCGCGACTACAGG GTGTATTGCGTCTATCATAAATTCAATATCAGGGGTAGTGTTTGAAGAATTTATACGACCGTGGATGCCACAGAGTACAAATGAACAAGCTTGCTGCAAAATTATGAAG tttctgTGCATTATGGTTGGTCTATACTGTGCTTGTGTAGTGTGGCTAGCTCGGGAACTAGACCGTCTCCAGCACGTGGCTTCCGGGGTAACGGGTGTAACTGCAGGAACTCTTCTTGGCCTTTTTACTCTGGGCATTGTCTTCTCACGAGCGAATTGTTct GGCGCCTTGAGCGGATGTCTCTTGAGTCTCGTACTCTGTGGCTGGCTGCTCATAGGGGCTGAGAACGCTCTAGCCACGGGGGCATTGACCTTCCAGGGTAAGCCGTTAGTTACCACTGGATGCGGAAAAGCCAACTTCACACACATTTTGGTGAATGTGACAACAGTAATACCGAACGCTGC GCAATTGCCAACAAAACCACTTCAGTCTCTCTTTCGGATATCCTTCACGTATTGTCCGTTTGCTGGCGCTGTGGCTGTTCTTCTGATTGGAGTTCCCATGAGCTACCTCACTGGCAAGTCGAAGGTCGAGTCAATGAACCCTGATGTCTTCTGTCCCCTTACACGGAGCTTCCTCCATAAGTTACCGGATCGAAGCGCAACGGTGTCTTTAGAACTTCGACCCCCCAATACCCAAGATGTATACATGGCTTTAGATGAAGCtttaaaacatttgaaagaTGTTATAGATCGATAA
- the LOC124536220 gene encoding sodium-coupled monocarboxylate transporter 2-like isoform X1 has product MRNSTIQVSPLYFNVAEYCLFGINLGVVIGIILYFLFVNNKYNTVSGFLFGGKNMSIVSISLGLIASHLTSITLLGVPVEIYLRGTQYWASALSLIFVTFLTAVIYLPVFHRLQLSSSFEYLEIRFSTHTRTVAAVLFVVSKLMLLPIVPYVPLLAFRLVTNPLASRITAVICVACSTLIAIGGLRAIISIGIVTTFLALAGTALPSGLALLPMGFKRMWEISSHGSRLVFYDPDPELAHHTSFFVVTLALSTNWLWKIALSQSSVQKLLAVPTISKARICLAISCVGIILMKMLSCFLGLVIYAWFAGCDPLLTGQIKKHEQLVPHFLNHLSTMFPGICGIFIISIFSATTGCIASIINSISGVVFEEFIRPWMPQSTNEQACCKIMKFLCIMVGLYCACVVWLARELDRLQHVASGVTGVTAGTLLGLFTLGIVFSRANCSGALSGCLLSLVLCGWLLIGAENALATGALTFQGKPLVTTGCGKANFTHILVNVTTVIPNAARQLPTKPLQSLFRISFTYCPFAGAVAVLLIGVPMSYLTGKSKVESMNPDVFCPLTRSFLHKLPDRSATVSLELRPPNTQDVYMALDEALKHLKDVIDR; this is encoded by the exons atgagaAATTCAACGATTCAAGTGTCTCCGTTATATTTCAACGTGGCTGAATATTGCTTGTTTGGAATTAACTTGGGTGTTGTGATcggtatcatattatattttttgttcgtgaataataaatacaatactgtATCTGGTTTCCTTTTCGGCGGGAAGAATATGTCGATTGTATCGATTTCTTTGGGTTTGATTGCTAG tcACTTGACCAGCATAACGTTACTGGGTGTGCCAGTAGAAATATATCTAAGAGGCACGCAGTACTGGGCTTCAGCGCTGTCTCTTATCTTTGTGACTTTCTTAACGGCTGTAATTTATTTACctg tattccaTAGACTTCAGCTATCATCGAGCTTCGAATATTTAGAAATAAGGTTTTCTACCCACACACGGACGGTTGCAGCGGTTTTGTTTGTTGTTAGTAAGCTGATGCTGCTGCCAATTGTGCCATATGTACCTCTACTAGCATTTCGATTGG TTACAAATCCACTGGCTAGTCGTATAACGGCTGTAATATGCGTTGCGTGTTCCACGCTCATCGCCATTGGAGGCCTTCGTGCTATAATCAGCATTGGCATCGTGACCACTTTCCTGGCATTGGCTGGTACTGCATTGCCGAGTGGTCTGGCATTACTGCCAATGGGATTTAAGAGGATGTGGGAAATATCCAGCCATGGAAGTAGATTAGTCTTCTATGA CCCGGATCCGGAACTAGCTCATCACACATCCTTCTTCGTGGTCACATTGGCCCTTAGCACGAACTGGCTTTGGAAAATAGCCCTAAGCCAATCATCTGTGCAAAAGCTGTTAGCGGTCCCGACAATCAGCAAAGCGAGGATATGTTTAGCAATATCATGTGTTGGAATAATACTCATGAAGATGTTGTCTTGTTTTCTGGGACTAGTAATATACGCTTGGTTTGCCGGCTGTGATCCATTACTCACTggacagattaaaaaacacGAACAG tTAGTACCTCATTTCCTGAATCACTTATCAACAATGTTCCCAGGGATCTGTGGtatctttataatatctatCTTTAGCGCGACTACAGG GTGTATTGCGTCTATCATAAATTCAATATCAGGGGTAGTGTTTGAAGAATTTATACGACCGTGGATGCCACAGAGTACAAATGAACAAGCTTGCTGCAAAATTATGAAG tttctgTGCATTATGGTTGGTCTATACTGTGCTTGTGTAGTGTGGCTAGCTCGGGAACTAGACCGTCTCCAGCACGTGGCTTCCGGGGTAACGGGTGTAACTGCAGGAACTCTTCTTGGCCTTTTTACTCTGGGCATTGTCTTCTCACGAGCGAATTGTTct GGCGCCTTGAGCGGATGTCTCTTGAGTCTCGTACTCTGTGGCTGGCTGCTCATAGGGGCTGAGAACGCTCTAGCCACGGGGGCATTGACCTTCCAGGGTAAGCCGTTAGTTACCACTGGATGCGGAAAAGCCAACTTCACACACATTTTGGTGAATGTGACAACAGTAATACCGAACGCTGC caGGCAATTGCCAACAAAACCACTTCAGTCTCTCTTTCGGATATCCTTCACGTATTGTCCGTTTGCTGGCGCTGTGGCTGTTCTTCTGATTGGAGTTCCCATGAGCTACCTCACTGGCAAGTCGAAGGTCGAGTCAATGAACCCTGATGTCTTCTGTCCCCTTACACGGAGCTTCCTCCATAAGTTACCGGATCGAAGCGCAACGGTGTCTTTAGAACTTCGACCCCCCAATACCCAAGATGTATACATGGCTTTAGATGAAGCtttaaaacatttgaaagaTGTTATAGATCGATAA